One Desulfovibrio fairfieldensis genomic window carries:
- a CDS encoding fumarate hydratase codes for MKEIHVTTITEAVAGLAVEACCRLPEDMVEAMRAARALEPSPVGRNILDQILENAAIAARETMPICQDTGLTVVFAEVGQDVRIVGGGFEDAVNEGVRRGYVDGYLRKSCVAEPLFERKNTRDNTPAVIHTRIVPGDSLRLRLAPKGAGSENKSVLKMLVPADGIEGVRRVVLDAVLAAGPNSCPPLVVGVGLGGTMEVAAICAKKAAARDLESVNPDPRYAAFERELLEMINKTGIGPQGLGGLTTALKVHVEWAPTHIASLPVAVNINCHAARHAEVVL; via the coding sequence ATGAAGGAAATTCACGTTACTACCATTACGGAGGCCGTGGCCGGTCTGGCCGTGGAAGCCTGCTGCCGCCTGCCCGAGGACATGGTTGAGGCCATGCGGGCGGCCCGCGCCCTGGAGCCGTCGCCGGTGGGCCGGAACATTCTGGACCAGATCCTGGAAAACGCGGCCATCGCGGCGCGCGAAACCATGCCCATCTGCCAGGATACGGGCCTGACCGTGGTTTTCGCCGAGGTGGGGCAGGATGTGCGCATTGTGGGCGGCGGCTTTGAGGACGCCGTCAACGAAGGCGTGCGCCGGGGCTATGTGGACGGCTATCTGCGCAAATCCTGCGTGGCTGAACCGCTCTTCGAGCGCAAGAACACCAGGGACAACACCCCCGCCGTTATCCATACGCGCATTGTGCCCGGCGACAGCCTGCGCCTGCGCCTCGCGCCCAAGGGCGCGGGCTCGGAAAACAAAAGCGTGCTGAAAATGCTGGTGCCCGCCGACGGCATCGAGGGCGTGCGCCGGGTGGTGCTGGACGCGGTGCTGGCCGCCGGTCCCAATTCCTGTCCGCCCCTGGTGGTGGGCGTGGGCCTGGGCGGCACCATGGAAGTGGCGGCCATCTGCGCTAAGAAAGCCGCCGCGCGCGATCTGGAAAGCGTCAACCCGGACCCGCGCTACGCGGCCTTTGAACGGGAACTGCTGGAAATGATCAACAAGACCGGCATCGGTCCGCAGGGCCTGGGCGGCCTGACCACGGCCCTCAAGGTGCATGTGGAGTGGGCCCCCACCCACATCGCCTCCCTGCCCGTGGCCGTGAACATCAACTGCCACGCGGCCCGCCATGCGGAAGTCGTACTCTAA
- a CDS encoding Fe-S-containing hydro-lyase, which produces MSDDQVKRIRAPFDDATAHSLRAGDRVLISGVILAARDAAHKRLVETLDRGEALPVDLRGAVVYYVGPSPAKPGQAIGAAGPTTSGRMDAYTPRLLDQGLKGMIGKGYRKPEVVEAMKKHGVPYLAAVGGAGALIARSIKKYTVLAYEDLGPEAVAAMEVEDFPAIVVIDSLGDNYYETGQAPYRQL; this is translated from the coding sequence ATGTCCGACGATCAGGTCAAACGCATCCGCGCCCCTTTTGACGACGCCACGGCGCACTCCCTGAGGGCCGGAGACAGGGTGCTGATTTCCGGCGTTATTCTGGCCGCGCGCGACGCGGCCCACAAGCGGCTGGTGGAGACACTGGACCGGGGCGAAGCGCTGCCCGTGGACCTGCGCGGCGCTGTCGTCTATTACGTGGGCCCCTCGCCCGCCAAGCCGGGCCAGGCCATCGGCGCGGCCGGACCCACCACTTCGGGCCGCATGGACGCCTATACGCCCCGGCTGCTGGATCAGGGCCTCAAGGGGATGATCGGCAAAGGCTACCGCAAGCCGGAAGTGGTGGAAGCCATGAAAAAGCACGGCGTGCCGTATTTGGCCGCCGTGGGCGGCGCGGGCGCTCTCATCGCCCGCAGTATCAAAAAGTACACCGTGCTGGCCTATGAGGATCTCGGCCCCGAGGCCGTGGCCGCCATGGAAGTGGAGGATTTCCCGGCCATCGTGGTCATCGACAGCCTGGGCGACAATTACTACGAAACGGGCCAGGCCCCGTATCGGCAGTTGTAG
- a CDS encoding fumarate reductase produces MAPMRSPADARTRLDFWQAASGALLALFVCIHLLLEGSVVISPALTNGIAWLLEATFLTQIVAPLIVLLVIFHFWIAARKMPFRTNELGIFVRHSRSLREADTWLWLVQVFTAVVILVGVFFHVYTVMTNLPINVAGSAKRLHDGWLAFYVVFLPCVILHTGVGVYRLAVKYGVCTKAERARWRRWIWIVMGCYLVLGVLALTRVWFLG; encoded by the coding sequence ATGGCGCCAATGAGATCCCCCGCCGACGCCCGGACCCGCCTGGATTTCTGGCAAGCCGCGTCCGGCGCGCTGCTGGCCCTTTTCGTCTGTATCCATCTGCTGCTGGAAGGCAGCGTGGTGATCAGCCCCGCGCTGACCAACGGCATCGCCTGGCTGCTGGAAGCCACCTTTCTGACCCAGATCGTGGCCCCGCTCATCGTGCTGCTGGTGATTTTCCACTTCTGGATCGCGGCTCGTAAAATGCCCTTCCGCACCAATGAGCTGGGCATTTTCGTGCGCCACAGCAGAAGCCTGCGCGAAGCCGACACCTGGCTCTGGCTGGTGCAGGTCTTTACCGCCGTGGTCATTCTGGTGGGCGTGTTCTTCCATGTCTACACGGTCATGACCAACCTGCCCATCAACGTGGCGGGCAGCGCCAAGCGCCTGCACGACGGTTGGCTGGCCTTTTACGTGGTCTTTCTGCCCTGCGTCATTCTGCACACGGGCGTCGGCGTGTACCGCCTGGCCGTGAAGTACGGCGTGTGCACCAAGGCCGAGCGCGCCCGTTGGCGCAGGTGGATATGGATTGTCATGGGCTGTTACCTTGTGCTCGGCGTGCTGGCTCTGACCCGCGTCTGGTTCCTGGGATAG
- a CDS encoding fumarate reductase flavoprotein subunit, translating into MRVFQSDVLCMGAGLAGERVAVEAAQAGFSVICLSLVPPRRSHSSAAMGGMQAALGNSIMGDGDSPEIHFNDTVKGSDWGCDQEVARLFAKTAPIAMREMAWMGVPWSRVVPGEHTYYKGGKPFQATEKAENEGLIHSRAFGGTAKWRTCYTSDGTGHAVLFTLDNRLLQLGVDVHDRVQAEALVHDGERCMGCVARDLRTGELVGYFAKATLIATGGYGRIYRATTNAVICDGGGQITALDTGVVPLGNMEAVQFHPTGTVPTDILVTEGCRGDGGTLLDVNEYRFMPDYEPEKAELASRDVVSRRMTEHMRKGFGVPSPYGEHLWLDIRHLGEKHITTNLREVYDISTHFLGVNPIHQLIPVRPTQHYSMGGVRINKDGHAYGLQGLFAAGEAACWDMHGFNRLGGNSLAETIVSGRVVGKKLVEFLQGYECVFSTAAMSDATAKVRERIENLLRGTGDDCYTLRNAMQDIMMEHVGIFRNGKDLEAGVAKLQDLLERSKNMRLRGGNIPGPHGELSMALRVPGMLKLALCTAYGAQQRTESRGAHAREDYPERNDKDWLVRTLATWKEGDSLPTLNYEKATPFYILPPGDRGYGGGKIIPGDIGEGEIEPFAQKV; encoded by the coding sequence ATGCGTGTTTTTCAAAGTGATGTTCTCTGCATGGGCGCCGGTCTGGCCGGGGAGCGCGTGGCCGTGGAAGCCGCGCAGGCGGGCTTCAGCGTCATCTGTCTGAGTCTGGTGCCGCCCCGGCGCTCCCATTCCTCGGCGGCCATGGGCGGCATGCAGGCGGCCCTGGGCAATTCCATCATGGGCGACGGCGACAGCCCGGAAATCCATTTCAACGACACGGTCAAAGGCTCGGACTGGGGCTGCGACCAGGAGGTGGCCCGCCTGTTCGCCAAGACCGCGCCCATCGCCATGCGCGAAATGGCCTGGATGGGCGTGCCCTGGAGCCGGGTGGTGCCCGGCGAGCATACCTATTACAAGGGCGGCAAACCCTTTCAGGCCACGGAAAAGGCCGAGAACGAAGGGCTGATCCATTCCCGCGCCTTCGGCGGCACGGCCAAATGGCGCACCTGCTACACTTCGGACGGCACGGGCCATGCCGTGCTCTTCACCCTGGACAACCGCCTGCTGCAACTGGGCGTGGACGTGCACGACCGCGTGCAGGCCGAGGCCCTGGTGCATGACGGCGAGCGCTGCATGGGCTGCGTGGCCCGTGATCTGCGCACCGGCGAGCTGGTGGGCTATTTCGCCAAAGCCACGCTTATCGCCACGGGCGGTTACGGGCGCATCTACCGGGCCACCACCAACGCCGTGATCTGCGACGGCGGCGGCCAGATCACCGCCCTGGACACGGGCGTGGTGCCGCTGGGCAATATGGAGGCCGTGCAGTTCCATCCCACGGGCACGGTGCCTACGGACATTCTGGTGACCGAGGGTTGCCGGGGCGACGGCGGCACCCTGCTGGACGTCAACGAATACCGCTTCATGCCCGACTACGAGCCGGAAAAGGCCGAACTGGCCTCGCGCGACGTGGTTTCCCGCCGCATGACCGAGCACATGCGCAAGGGCTTCGGCGTGCCCAGCCCCTACGGCGAGCATCTCTGGCTGGACATCCGCCATCTGGGCGAAAAGCACATCACCACCAATCTGCGGGAAGTCTACGACATCTCCACGCACTTCCTGGGCGTGAACCCCATCCATCAGCTTATCCCGGTGCGGCCCACCCAGCACTACAGCATGGGCGGCGTGCGCATCAACAAGGACGGCCACGCCTACGGCCTCCAAGGCCTGTTCGCGGCGGGCGAGGCAGCCTGCTGGGATATGCACGGCTTCAACCGCCTGGGCGGCAACTCTCTGGCCGAAACCATCGTGTCGGGCCGTGTTGTGGGCAAGAAGCTTGTGGAGTTCCTGCAAGGCTATGAATGCGTGTTCTCCACGGCGGCCATGAGCGACGCGACGGCCAAGGTGCGCGAGCGCATCGAAAACCTGCTTCGGGGCACGGGCGACGATTGCTACACCCTGCGCAACGCCATGCAGGACATAATGATGGAGCACGTGGGCATCTTTCGCAACGGCAAGGATCTGGAAGCCGGTGTGGCGAAACTCCAGGACCTGCTGGAGCGCAGCAAGAACATGCGCCTGCGCGGCGGCAACATCCCCGGCCCCCACGGCGAGCTTTCCATGGCCCTGCGCGTGCCGGGCATGCTCAAGCTGGCCCTGTGCACGGCCTACGGAGCGCAGCAGCGCACCGAGAGCCGGGGCGCGCACGCCCGCGAGGACTACCCCGAGCGCAACGACAAGGACTGGCTGGTGCGCACCCTGGCCACCTGGAAGGAGGGCGACAGCCTGCCCACCCTCAACTATGAAAAGGCCACGCCGTTCTATATCCTGCCGCCCGGCGACAGAGGCTACGGCGGCGGCAAGATTATCCCCGGCGACATCGGGGAGGGCGAAATTGAGCCCTTTGCGCAAAAGGTCTAA
- a CDS encoding fumarate reductase iron-sulfur subunit, whose translation MGRNLTFEIFRYNPLDPHSQPHMQTFNLEEHPSMTLFIALNMIRETQDASLQFDFCCRAGICGSCGMVINGRPGLACHTQTCDLPARISLHPLPVFKLLGDLSVDTGTWFRHVGKKIESWIHTNKAFDPDAQEERMDNELATQIFELDRCIECGCCVAACGTARMREDFIGATAINRMARFYIDPRDNRTPADYYDLIGDDNGVFGCMGLLACDNVCPKQLPLQDQLGIMRRMVSAESVRGILPEFLRKKLQGCGCDHTRA comes from the coding sequence ATGGGACGCAATCTGACGTTTGAGATCTTTCGCTACAATCCGCTGGATCCCCATTCCCAGCCTCACATGCAGACCTTTAACCTGGAAGAGCATCCCAGCATGACGCTCTTCATTGCCTTGAACATGATCCGCGAAACCCAGGACGCGAGCCTTCAGTTCGACTTCTGCTGCCGCGCGGGCATCTGCGGTTCCTGCGGCATGGTCATCAACGGCCGCCCGGGCCTGGCCTGCCATACCCAGACCTGCGATCTGCCCGCCCGCATCAGCCTGCACCCCCTGCCGGTGTTCAAGCTGCTGGGCGACCTTTCGGTGGATACGGGCACCTGGTTTCGGCATGTGGGCAAAAAGATCGAATCCTGGATTCACACAAACAAGGCCTTTGACCCGGACGCTCAGGAAGAGCGCATGGACAACGAACTGGCCACTCAGATCTTCGAGCTGGACCGCTGCATCGAGTGCGGCTGCTGTGTGGCGGCCTGCGGCACGGCGCGCATGCGCGAGGACTTTATCGGGGCCACGGCCATCAACCGTATGGCCCGTTTTTATATTGACCCGCGCGACAACCGCACCCCGGCGGATTATTACGACCTTATCGGCGACGACAATGGGGTTTTCGGCTGCATGGGCCTGCTGGCCTGCGACAACGTCTGCCCCAAACAGCTGCCCCTGCAGGACCAGCTGGGCATCATGCGCCGCATGGTGTCCGCCGAATCCGTGCGCGGCATTCTGCCGGAATTCCTGCGCAAAAAGCTCCAGGGTTGCGGTTGCGATCACACACGGGCATAA
- a CDS encoding CBS and ACT domain-containing protein: protein MLILDWMKSNVISVPPDASLLQCRKLFKDNHIGRLPVVDADKIVVGLISASDINAFAPQRTTGLEILEVLDILGETPAKQIMTVDPVTINYKGTVEQAAQRMIEKRVACLPVVNDEEKLVGILTEWDIFKALVSISGAAMPEGVEMAFKLENKRGTLREILDLLKEYGVRISTVLSIISDDGMRQVKIRFWSEDAEAENKALEKLKDHAGLRYWARGGEVYLRDKPDFKL from the coding sequence ATGCTGATACTTGACTGGATGAAATCCAATGTGATCTCGGTTCCGCCGGACGCCTCCCTGCTCCAGTGCCGGAAGCTGTTCAAGGACAACCACATCGGCCGCCTGCCCGTGGTGGATGCGGACAAGATTGTGGTGGGCCTGATTTCCGCCTCGGACATCAACGCCTTCGCGCCCCAGCGCACCACGGGCCTTGAAATCCTGGAAGTGCTCGACATTCTGGGTGAAACCCCGGCCAAGCAGATCATGACCGTGGACCCGGTGACCATCAATTACAAGGGCACGGTGGAGCAGGCCGCCCAGCGTATGATTGAAAAGCGCGTGGCCTGCCTGCCGGTGGTCAATGACGAGGAAAAACTGGTCGGCATTCTCACCGAATGGGACATTTTCAAGGCCCTGGTCAGCATCAGCGGAGCCGCCATGCCCGAGGGCGTGGAAATGGCCTTCAAGCTGGAGAACAAGCGCGGCACCCTGCGCGAGATTCTGGATCTGCTCAAGGAATACGGGGTGCGCATTTCCACAGTGCTCTCGATCATTTCCGACGACGGCATGCGCCAGGTGAAGATCCGCTTCTGGTCCGAAGACGCGGAGGCGGAAAATAAGGCCCTGGAAAAGCTCAAGGACCACGCCGGGCTGCGCTACTGGGCCCGTGGGGGCGAAGTCTATCTGCGCGACAAGCCGGATTTCAAACTCTGA
- a CDS encoding sigma-54 interaction domain-containing protein: MSPFTKNSEMTSLILDSLPMGVLFCDMDYIIRFVNKAYADLLSRRPEELLGCDITEIIPHSRARVVLRDGRAEMGELCQLGPGNALPVVVNRIPVRDGQGRLAGMVSQAIFNDPEELKKLSSKIDHLGHTLNQYKRRIKASLAPQYSLRSILGESAPMRRLKQQVRSYAQLDAPVLILGATGAGKELFAHALHAESPRAEGPLVSINCAAIPKDLFESELFGYARGAFSGAHQDGKIGQIELADKGTLFLDEIGEMPPEIQAKLLRVLESRSVCRVGSVNARNVDFRLVAATNRNISAMLSAGSFREDLYYRINTFVLEIPPLCERADDILPIARYVLSRMGLEHLAFAPEAEAAMLAFSWPGNVRQLHNAVVHAATMRHGDMIQVDDFPPDTLPSADLPLRAVAAGDLSDIMADTEAVVIRKVLAEQGGNVSRTARTLHIARATLYEKLRKYGISRRGA, from the coding sequence ATGTCCCCGTTCACAAAAAACAGCGAAATGACCTCCCTCATTCTGGACAGCCTGCCCATGGGCGTGCTGTTCTGCGACATGGACTACATCATCCGCTTCGTGAACAAGGCCTATGCCGATCTGCTGAGCCGGCGGCCCGAAGAACTGCTGGGATGCGACATCACTGAAATCATCCCCCACTCGCGCGCGCGCGTGGTGCTGCGCGACGGCCGGGCCGAAATGGGCGAACTCTGCCAGCTCGGGCCCGGCAACGCCCTGCCCGTGGTGGTCAACCGCATTCCGGTGCGCGACGGTCAGGGGCGGCTGGCGGGCATGGTTTCCCAGGCCATTTTCAACGATCCCGAAGAGCTGAAAAAGCTCTCCTCCAAGATCGACCACCTGGGGCACACCCTCAATCAGTACAAACGCCGGATCAAGGCCAGCCTGGCCCCGCAGTACAGCCTGCGCAGCATTCTGGGCGAAAGCGCGCCCATGCGCCGCCTCAAGCAACAGGTGCGAAGCTACGCCCAACTGGACGCGCCGGTGCTGATTCTGGGAGCCACCGGCGCGGGCAAGGAACTCTTTGCCCATGCCCTGCACGCCGAAAGCCCGCGCGCCGAAGGCCCGCTGGTCAGCATCAACTGCGCGGCCATCCCCAAGGATCTCTTTGAGTCCGAGCTGTTCGGCTATGCGCGCGGCGCGTTTTCCGGCGCGCATCAGGACGGCAAAATCGGCCAGATCGAACTGGCCGACAAGGGCACCCTCTTTCTGGACGAAATCGGGGAAATGCCGCCCGAGATCCAGGCCAAGCTCCTGCGCGTGCTGGAAAGCCGCAGCGTCTGCCGGGTGGGCTCGGTCAACGCCCGCAACGTGGACTTCCGCCTGGTGGCGGCCACCAACCGGAACATTTCGGCCATGCTCAGCGCGGGTTCCTTCCGCGAGGACCTCTACTACCGCATCAATACCTTTGTGCTGGAAATCCCGCCGCTCTGCGAGCGCGCGGACGACATCCTGCCCATCGCCCGCTATGTGCTTTCGCGCATGGGCCTGGAACATCTGGCCTTTGCCCCGGAAGCCGAGGCGGCCATGCTGGCCTTTTCCTGGCCGGGCAACGTGCGGCAGTTGCACAATGCCGTGGTGCACGCGGCCACCATGCGCCACGGCGACATGATCCAGGTGGACGACTTCCCGCCGGACACCCTGCCCAGCGCGGACCTGCCCCTGCGCGCCGTGGCCGCCGGGGACCTTTCCGACATCATGGCCGACACCGAGGCCGTGGTCATCCGCAAGGTGCTGGCCGAACAGGGCGGCAATGTCTCGCGCACGGCGCGCACCCTGCATATCGCGCGCGCCACGCTGTACGAAAAGCTGCGCAAGTACGGCATCAGCCGCCGGGGCGCATAG
- a CDS encoding GGDEF domain-containing protein: protein MNTDSVSTPLSGVERKILLSVPLAILATAISIFGIFYYQVTMGVSHTVLERSGAIFSYLTDRIPPQSLLELNSPADESSPLYAEVQDLLTSVRQLTAVRYLYTARLNDQGKAIYVVDGLDPAAEDFRHIGDLIEPEVLPLLTRCLRGSPAHADKVLSTDWGDVLPACEPIRRDGRTVGAIVMEFDAGLFAGSIRKALSISLVGSCVLVLLFIFVTTWLLRRLSVPLYRKLAYTDLLTGINNRNAFELDTKRLHGRNEQQGLSVLTCDLNMLKKVNDQRGHAAGDQYIISLARLLVERFKDRGETYRTGGDEFATLLRDVDVAALRAEMDELHARALHISVAGFPLFFAYGIASFDPERDADIHATLTRADAQMYAHKRALKQKGEREEVEDADRNIT, encoded by the coding sequence ATGAACACGGATTCCGTCAGTACGCCGCTGTCCGGCGTGGAAAGAAAAATCCTGCTGAGCGTCCCCCTGGCCATCCTGGCCACGGCGATCTCCATTTTCGGGATTTTTTATTATCAGGTGACCATGGGCGTCAGCCACACGGTGCTGGAGCGTTCGGGCGCCATCTTTTCCTATCTGACCGACCGCATTCCGCCGCAAAGTCTGCTGGAACTCAACAGCCCCGCCGACGAGAGCAGTCCCCTGTATGCCGAGGTTCAGGACCTGCTCACGAGCGTGCGGCAGTTGACGGCCGTGCGCTATCTCTACACGGCCCGGCTCAACGACCAGGGCAAGGCCATCTATGTGGTGGACGGCCTGGATCCGGCCGCCGAGGACTTCCGCCATATCGGGGATCTCATTGAGCCCGAGGTGCTGCCCCTGTTGACGCGCTGCCTCCGGGGCAGCCCCGCGCATGCGGACAAGGTGCTCAGCACTGACTGGGGCGACGTGCTGCCCGCCTGCGAGCCCATCCGCCGGGACGGCCGCACCGTGGGGGCCATTGTCATGGAGTTTGACGCCGGTCTTTTTGCCGGAAGCATCCGCAAGGCGCTGTCCATCAGCCTGGTCGGCTCCTGTGTGCTGGTGTTGCTGTTCATCTTTGTCACCACCTGGCTGCTGCGCCGCCTTTCCGTGCCCCTGTACCGCAAGCTGGCCTATACCGATCTGCTGACCGGCATCAACAACCGCAACGCCTTTGAGCTGGACACCAAGCGTCTCCACGGCCGCAATGAGCAGCAGGGGCTGAGCGTGCTCACCTGCGATCTGAATATGCTTAAAAAGGTCAATGACCAGCGCGGCCACGCCGCCGGGGACCAGTACATCATCAGCCTGGCGCGCCTGCTGGTGGAGCGCTTCAAGGACCGGGGCGAAACCTACCGCACCGGCGGCGACGAATTCGCCACCCTGCTGCGGGATGTGGATGTGGCCGCCCTGCGGGCCGAAATGGACGAACTGCACGCGCGGGCCCTGCATATCAGCGTGGCGGGCTTTCCGCTCTTTTTCGCCTACGGCATCGCCAGCTTTGACCCGGAGCGCGATGCGGACATCCACGCCACCCTGACCCGCGCGGACGCCCAGATGTATGCCCACAAGCGCGCGTTAAAGCAAAAAGGCGAGCGGGAAGAGGTCGAGGATGCGGACAGGAACATAACCTGA
- a CDS encoding helix-turn-helix domain-containing protein — MEEKILCPFGEVLRHARKERGLTQYRLAKMVKRNPRYISMLEHNKREPQLSTVLMLARAMGMDVGELVRNVDALLPEDWAKPDEEDIRPKKAGRPKKNTTQKS; from the coding sequence ATGGAAGAAAAAATCCTCTGCCCTTTTGGCGAAGTGCTGCGCCATGCCAGAAAAGAGCGCGGCCTTACTCAATACCGCCTCGCCAAAATGGTGAAGCGCAATCCGCGCTATATCAGCATGCTTGAGCACAATAAGCGTGAACCACAATTATCGACGGTGCTGATGCTCGCAAGAGCAATGGGTATGGATGTCGGGGAATTGGTTCGGAATGTGGATGCGCTTTTGCCGGAGGATTGGGCAAAGCCGGATGAGGAAGATATCCGGCCCAAGAAGGCGGGACGACCGAAGAAAAATACCACTCAAAAAAGCTGA
- a CDS encoding helix-turn-helix domain-containing protein, whose protein sequence is MFPALQRFFEAAGCRTQQQLAEFLGIRQSAITDAKRRGAIPADWLLKLLRMQGVNPDWILTGEGVHYLRSAESEEPVFPAERVIEIRPPEQCSAQELVNELVRRALGERMGCETS, encoded by the coding sequence ATGTTCCCAGCGTTACAGCGTTTCTTTGAAGCGGCAGGCTGCCGCACGCAACAGCAATTGGCTGAATTTTTGGGCATCAGACAGTCAGCAATTACTGACGCCAAAAGGAGAGGGGCTATCCCTGCGGACTGGCTTCTGAAACTGCTGCGAATGCAAGGCGTGAATCCCGACTGGATTCTGACAGGGGAGGGCGTGCACTATCTGCGGTCGGCGGAATCGGAAGAGCCCGTTTTTCCGGCTGAGCGCGTGATCGAAATCCGCCCGCCGGAACAGTGTTCGGCGCAGGAACTGGTCAACGAGCTGGTGCGTCGGGCGTTGGGGGAACGGATGGGATGCGAAACATCGTGA
- a CDS encoding helix-turn-helix domain-containing protein: MKDSSNFCLALGQIIREHREKRNWTRKILAAKTGISISHVRVIEMRQGNPSVMVFVAIAVAFGIDADKLLLEAMQRQAYLNDKNRLE, from the coding sequence ATGAAGGACAGCTCAAACTTTTGTCTCGCCTTGGGGCAAATTATCCGCGAGCACAGAGAAAAGCGCAACTGGACGCGTAAAATTCTGGCCGCCAAAACCGGTATTTCCATATCGCATGTAAGGGTTATTGAAATGCGCCAAGGAAATCCTTCTGTCATGGTTTTTGTTGCAATAGCGGTGGCATTCGGCATCGACGCGGACAAGTTGTTGCTGGAGGCCATGCAAAGACAGGCATACCTGAACGATAAAAACCGGCTGGAATAA
- a CDS encoding helix-turn-helix domain-containing protein: MSVSLLSDFAAAMERIRAVTGCGTQRELGRFLGINQSAISDAKRRGTIPAEWLLTLLRGKGINPDWILTGKGARCLRPAETEEAAFQTVSVTDISPPE; encoded by the coding sequence ATGAGCGTTAGTTTACTTTCTGACTTCGCGGCGGCAATGGAGCGCATCCGAGCCGTGACCGGGTGCGGAACCCAGCGAGAGCTGGGCAGGTTTTTAGGCATCAACCAGTCAGCCATTTCGGACGCGAAACGGCGCGGGACTATCCCGGCGGAATGGCTGCTCACGCTCCTGCGCGGCAAAGGGATAAACCCGGACTGGATATTGACGGGAAAGGGCGCGCGCTGCTTGCGCCCGGCGGAAACGGAGGAAGCCGCTTTTCAGACTGTGAGCGTAACGGACATCAGTCCGCCGGAATAA
- a CDS encoding helix-turn-helix domain-containing protein: MGQIIREYRERLGLSRKQLAAIIGGSESHIKAIESRVRNPTITVFTLIAAALGIDADKLLLEVMQRQAYLNDKNLVE; encoded by the coding sequence TTGGGACAGATTATCCGCGAATACAGAGAACGCCTCGGATTATCCCGCAAACAATTAGCCGCTATTATTGGTGGTTCCGAATCTCACATCAAAGCTATCGAATCCAGGGTGCGCAATCCGACAATCACGGTTTTTACCCTGATTGCCGCAGCCTTGGGCATCGACGCGGACAAGTTGTTGCTGGAGGTCATGCAACGGCAGGCATATCTGAACGATAAAAATCTGGTGGAATAA
- a CDS encoding helix-turn-helix domain-containing protein — MDDKRIRDYSSAMERIQAVTGCGTQRELGRFLGINQSAISDAKRRGTIPAEWLLTLLRGKGINPDWVLTGKGAHCLRPAETEKAAFQTVSVTDISSPE, encoded by the coding sequence ATGGATGATAAGCGGATTAGGGACTATTCATCGGCAATGGAGCGCATCCAGGCCGTGACCGGGTGCGGAACCCAGCGAGAGTTGGGCAGGTTTTTAGGCATCAACCAGTCAGCCATTTCGGACGCGAAACGGCGCGGGACTATTCCGGCGGAATGGCTGCTCACGCTCCTGCGCGGCAAAGGGATAAATCCGGACTGGGTACTGACGGGAAAGGGCGCACATTGCTTGCGCCCGGCGGAAACGGAGAAAGCCGCTTTTCAGACTGTGAGCGTAACGGACATCAGTTCGCCGGAATAA